From a region of the Kwoniella newhampshirensis strain CBS 13917 chromosome 11, whole genome shotgun sequence genome:
- a CDS encoding eukaryotic translation initiation factor 6: MATRAQFENSTDIGVFAKLTNAYCLTALASSTNFYSVFEAELADVIPIVHTTIGGTRIVGRLTAGNRHGLLVPSSTTDQELQHLRNALPPSVAIQRVEERLSALGNVIACNDYVALVHPDIDRETEEIIADTLKVEVFRQTVASNVLVGSYCALSNQGGLVHPKTSRSELDELSSLLQVPLVAGTVNRGSEVIGAGLVVNDWCAFTGLDTTATEVSVIEATFRLQGQTSAAVINEMRDSLIDSYA; encoded by the exons ATGGCTACTC GAGCGCAATTTGAAAACTCTACTGACATTGGTGTCTTTGCCAAGCTCACCAATGC CTACTGCTTGACcgctctcgcttcttcgaccaaCTTCTACTCCGTCTTCGAAGCTGAACTCGCCGACGtcatccccatcgtccACACCACCATCGGAGGTACTCGAATCGTCGGACGCCTCACCGCTGGAAACAGACATGGACTCCTCgtcccttcctccaccaccgaccAGGAACTCCAACATCTTCGTAACGCTTTACCGCCATCCGTCGCCATACAACGTGTCGAGGAAAGGTTGTCTGCGCTCGGAAACGTCATCGCCTGTAACGATTATGTCGCTTTGGTTCACCCTGATATCGATAGAGAGAccgaggagatcatcgcCGATACGttgaaggtggaggtttTCAGACAGACCGTGGCGAGCAATGTCCTCGTTGGAAGTTATTGCGCCTTGTCAaatcaa GGCGGTCTCGTCCACCCCAAAACTTCTCGATCCGAACTCGACGAactttcctcccttctccaagtGCCCCTGGTCGCAGGAACAGTAAACCGAGGATCCGAGGTCATCGGCGCAGGTCTTGTCGTCAACGATTGGTGTGCTTTCACAGGTTTGGATACTACCGCTACCGAAGTCAGCGTCATCGAGGCTACTTTCC GTCTCCAAGGACAAACGTCGGCGGCTGTCATTaacgagatgagagacTCTCTTATCGATTCGTACGCATGA